The genomic stretch CAGGGGAACTTAGAGCACCGGGAGGACCCGAAGCTGGAGGCGTTGGGGCTCACCCTCTATTACGAAGAGGGGCGGGCCGCCATAAGGGACATAAACCTTAGGATACCCCCAAGGTCGGTGACGGCCCTCATCGGGCCGTCGGGCTGCGGGAAGAGCACCTTCTTAAGGTGCCTTAACCGGATGAACGACTTCATACCGGGGGTTAAGGTGGAGGGCAGGATCCTCCTGGACGGGGAGGACATATGCGCCCCCGGGGTGGACGTGATAGGACTTAGGCGAAGGGTGGGGATGGTGTTCCAGCGGCCCAACCCGTTCCCATTCTCCATATGGGAGAACGTCACCTACGGCCCAAAGCTGCACGGCGTGAGGGACCGCAGGAGGCTTGACGAGATAGTGGAAAGGAGCCTTAAGGGCGCGGCGCTGTGGGACGAGGTGAAGGACAAGCTGGACTCCTCCGCCCTGGCGCTTTCAGGTGGCCAGCAGCAGCGGCTTTGCATAGCCCGGGCCATAGCGGTGGAGCCGGAGGTGCTTTTGATGGACGAGCCCACCTCCGCTTTAGATCCCCTTGGCACCGCCAAGATAGAGGAATTGGTGAGGGAGCTTAAGGAGAGGTACACTGTTGTGATAGTGACCCACAACATGCAGCAGGCCGCCCGGGTGTCCGACAGGACCGCTTTCTTCCTGATGGGGGAGCTGGTGGAGGAAGGTCCCACCAGGGAGATCTTCACATCCCCCAAAGATCCCAGGACCGAGGACTACATAACGGGCCGCTTCGGTTAGAAAGGGGGAACGTTGGTGAACTCGATCAGCACGAGGAAGCACATGGACGACGAGCTGGAGATAATAAGGTCCGCCATAATGAAGCTTGGGGCCATGGCGGAGTCATCGGTGCGGGACGGCGTGAGGGCCCTGCGGCAGAGGGACCGGGACATGGCCCGGCGGGTCCTGGAGGAGGACGACAGGACCGACGAGCTGGCCTCATGGCTTGACGGTTCATGCCTTGAGTTCATAGCCCGCTACCAGCCCCTTGGGGCGGACCTTAGGACCATGTCCTGCGCGATCCACATGACCGTGGACCTGGAGAGGATAGCGGACCTTGGGGTGAGCGTGGCCAAGAGGGCCCTTGAGATGTCGGGGCAGGAGCCCATAAAGCCCCTCTTGGACATACCCAGGATGGGTGATCTGGTCTGTTCCATGGTGGACATGGCCATAAGGGCGTTCCTCAACCGGGACGATGAGCTGGCCAGGGAGCTCTGCGCCCTGGACGACCAGGTGGACGACCTGCAGCGCCAGGTGACCAGGGAGCTCTTGGCCATAATGCTGGAGAGGCCCTCCACCATATCCCAGGCCGCCTCCCTTGCGGAGGTGGCAAGGGTGCTTGAGAGGGCTGGGGACCACGCCACCAACCTGGGGGAGCACATCCTTTTCATGAGCACCGGCAAGCGCCTTAAGGCCTCCCTGTTCCGGCGTCCCATAGGAGGCGCATCATGAGCTGGCGGGTGCTGGTGGTGGAGGACGAGGAGAGCATAGCGGAGGTGCTCTCGGAGGCCCTGCGAAGGCAAGGGTACCGGGTCATGGTCGCCCGCGACGGGGATCAGGGGCTGGAGATGGCCCTGTCCGCCCTTCCGGACCTCATCGTACTGGACGTGATGCTGCCCAAGATGGACGGATGGGAGGTCTGCCGAAGGATAAGGGAGGACCGCAAGGGCCGCAAGATCCCCATAATAATGCTCACCGCCCGGCGGGACGAAAGGGACGCGGTGGCGGGCCTTGAGGCGGGGGCGGACGACTACGTACGCAAGCCCTTCTCCATGCCGGAGCTGCTGGCCAGGGTGAGGTCCCGCCTCAAGAGACATTCCGGAGCCGAGGAGTCATCCCCCAAGGTGGCCGTCATGGGGGAGCTCGCCGTGGAGGAAGGGGGGGAGACCCTGGTGCGGGGCGAGCCACTGGACCTGTCCCCCACGGAGCAGCGGCTTCTGGAGGTGCTGATCAGGGGACAGGGGCGTCTTGTAACCAAGGATGAGATCCTGGCCAAGGTATGGGGACACCTTGGGGGGGACAGCAGGACCGTGGACGTCCACGTCTTCAGGCTGAGGAAGAAGCTGTCGGAGGCTCGGGCGGGGGTGGCGGTGCGCACCGTCCGGGGCCGGGGATACAGGATGACGGAGGGGTCTTAAGGATGTTCAAGACCATAAAGGGGCAGGCGGCGCTGCTGATGATCCTTCCCCTGGCGGCCTTTCTTGGGTTTTCGTGGCTTTTGGTGCTGGGGGACACCAGGGGGTACCTGGAGGAGGTGGTAAGACGCAACCTCTCGGACCTGACCGGGGCGGCGGAGGTGATGGTGGCAGCCTCCGGCGGAAACCTTGAGGCCCTGGACGGGCCGGTGAGGGCCTGGGCAAGGAACGCGTCGGTAAGGGTCACCCTGGTGGACCGCCACGGCGTGGTACTGCTTGACAGCGAGGTGCCGAAGGACAAGGTGCCCCGGATGGAAAACCACCTGTCCCGGCCGGAGATACGGGAGGCCTTTAAGTCCGGGGAGGGCTACGCGGTAAGGCGCAGCGACACCACGGGGGTGGAGTACCTTTACGACGCGAGGCGGGTGGAGGGGAAGGCGCCTTTGGTCATAAGGGTTTCCATGAGGAAGCACATGTTCGAGGGGGCCCTGTCGTCCCTTAGAAGGCGCCTTTGGCTGTCCTTCGCCGCCGCCTTCGGCCTTGCGGAGATAGTGGGCGTATGGTGGATGAAGCGCCTTACCGACCCCATACTGGCCATAACCCGAGGGGCCGACGGGGCGGAGGCGGGAGAAGAGCCCCACTTCCCAGCCCAGGGACCGGCGGAGATAAAGAGGCTGGCCTTGAGCCTCAAGCGGATGTACCGGCGGCTCAACAGGGCCATGGAGGACTTGAGAAGAGAGAGAGAGAACCTAAAGGGGCTGGTGGAGACCATGCCGGTGGGGGTCCTGCTTCTTGGGCCGGACCGGAGGGTCATATATTGCAACTCCTCCATGGCGGGGCTGGTCAGGACATTGAGCTCTCAGGGGCTCCCCATGGAGGGGGTGATAAGGCATCCGGAGGTGATAGGGCTTGGGGAGGCGCTCCTCCAGGGGGCCCGGTCGGTGGAGTCCACCGTTGCGGTGCAGGATGGCTCCGCGGAGAGGTCTTACCTCGTAAGGGGCGCTTCGGCGGGGGACATGGCGGTGCTCACCGCCCAGGACATAAGCGAGAGGGTGAAGCTGGAGGAGGCATTGAGGAACTTCGTGGCCAACGTGGGCCACGAGTTTCAAACGCCTCTTACCGCCATAAGGGGGGCGGCGGAGCTCCTCATGCAGGGAGCCTCGGAGGAGGACCGACGGTTCGTTCGAAGGATCCTGGAGCAGCAGGAGCGCTTAAGCGACATGGTGGACCGTCTGCTGGTGCTTGCAAGGTGCGAAGGTGGGGCGGCGGGCCCCTGGGAGGACCTGGACCTTACGGCCATGGCGAGGGAGGCGGTGGAACAGGTGTCCTTGATGCCCGAGGCGTCGTCGGTGGAAATCCACCTGGAGCTTCCGCCTTCCGCGCCTATCCGGTGCGGCAGGGAGGTGTTCACGGCGCTTAAGAACCTGGTTGAGAACGCGGTGAAGTACACCTCCCATAAGTTCCAGGGCCGGGAAGGGGGGGCCGTGACGCTGCGGCTTAAAGACATGGGGGACCGTTGGGGTCTGATGGTGGAGGACAACGGGTCCGGGATACCCCAGGGCATGGAGGAGGAGGTCTTCCAGCGATTTAGGCGTGGGGACTTTCACAGGGCGAGGCCCTCCCAGGGGGGCTACGGCCTTGGGCTGGCCATAGCCAGGGGAATCTTAAGGGCCCATGGGGGAGACGTGAGGCTTGAAGGGTCCCGGCCGGGGGAGGGTTCAATTTTTCTGGTGGAGATCCCTAAAAGTAAATAAAATTTTCGTTAAAACCACAGATCACCCCAAGAAGCCACAGCCAGTTGTTTTGTTTACTAAAAGTTGGCTGTGGCATTATTTTTTGGTTAAGGTCAGGGGTGTTTTTTAATTTTATAGAACAAAGCTTGCCCCACCAATCGGTTTGGTTATAATACCCCCATCCTGCGGGGAGGCGAGAAATGGGCTGAAAATATAGACTAATCAAAAATAAAGGAGGACTATCCCTGATGAAACTAGGACGAACTTGGCAGGCGGCGGGGCTCTTTTGCATGGCCCTGATCGCCGCAGTGATCGCCTTAGCTCCGCCGGGGTTCGCGGAGGACCTTCTAGGCAGCCAAAAACCCGGCTTCGTGGTATCCGAAGCGGGGAAGAACGGGTCCCTAAAGACATCTTCGAACGCCAACGAACAGGAAGACTCAATCCCATTAAATGACAACCCCGCCCCCGAGGCTCACAACGCCGAACAGGGGGCCCCAATGGTAACCCTGGAGGCAGCGCCCGCCTCCTACCACCAATCCATCACAGAAACCCTTCGACTCATGGGGTTAACCACAAGGGACCTGGCGCTTTGGGGAACCAAACACCCCACGTCAATACTCAACAGGCTGAAGGACTTCTCAATCGAGGACCAGAGGACCGTCGCCGCGGTGGTGCGATACATCCGGGGGACTAACCCCAGCGTGTCCCACAAGACCGCGTGGCGCACCGCCGCCGCCTTGGTGTACTACAGCGCCAAGTACGGCATACCGGTGCACCTGTCCGCCGCGGTGGCCCACACAGAAAGCCACTTCAACCCAAGGGCCCAAAGCCCCAAGGGGGCCATGGGAATAATGCAGGTCATGTGGCGGGTGCACAACGGCCTTCTGCAGGCCCACGGGATCGAGTCCAAGACGGACATGATGGACCCCGAAAAGGGCGTGGCGGCGGGATGCCTCCTGCTCTCCCGGTACGTGAAGGCCTACGGCTCCGTACCAAAGGCCCTGGCCCGATACTACGGGGGCTCCTCGGTGGCCTACTTCAGAAAGGTCAACACCAAGATGGCCCACATCAAGACCTCCATGGCTCAGTAAAACCCAACACATAGGCAAAAGGCCGCCGGACTCCCGGCGGCCTTTTGCGCGTCTTAACCCTAAAACCCCCTCACTGGGGGTCCAAAAGCCCCGCGTCCAGAAGGCGGTTCACGTGATACTGCAGGTACAAGGCCCCAAACACCAAGGTCATAAACCACGACCGGGCCACCGAGTCCGCCGCCAACGGGCTGGACTCCCGGACCTTCACGTACTCCCTCAGGTTGTCCCGATACCTAAAACAGGCCACTATCATCATCACCGCCCCCACCAGGGACGCAAGACCCCCCGCCATGCCCCCCCACACAGGGCTTATGGCGCTCTTGAAGGAAAAGCCCAAGGACACGAAGCCAAGTATCAACGGGACCGTGCCCAGCACGTCCCCCACGTGGGCGCTCCCCATGGAGTTGAAAGCCTGCCGCCTGGAGTACACCCAGTAGGCGGGATATATCCCCACGGTGACGAAGGACAACAGTATCATCACAAGAAGCGACACCCGCTTGACCCTAGGATTAATCACCACAGTCTCCAACCTCAACACCTCCGCCGCAAGCCTTAACGGTCCTTACCTCCCCAAGATCCCACCGCCTAGCCAGAAACTCCCTGCAAGCCTCCGCCCCCTCTAGGTCCTTGAATATCACCCCGCTGGCGGTGCCCGAGTGGGCCACCGCTATGCCTATGCCTCCGCACTCCCGGCAGGCCCCAAGGAGCAAGGGCCACTCCTCCCGAGGCATTATGGCCTGCTGGATTATGGCGGACATGGTGGCCGCCGCCGCCACCTTCCGGCAGTTACCCTCCAGAAGCCCACGCTTCAACACCTGATAGGCCTTGGCGTGCCTCTGGGACCGCTCCTTCACCGCCTTCATTAGCCCCCGGTCCTTACGGTACGCCTCGGTATCCAAGGTCCTGTAGGGAAGCATGGCCGCCAGCCACATGTCCGGCGGCTCCGGCAGCCGCTCCACAAGCCTTCCCCTTATGTGGTCCACCAGCGCAAGGCCCCTGAACATGGTGCCGTCCGAGGGCTCCACGGAACAGCAAAGACGGAAGAGCTCCTCCTCGGACAGCTCAACGCCGCCAACCGCGGCGCAGGAGGCCAACACCCCCCCCACGTCCATGGTGGAGGTTCCAAGCCCCAAAGCGGGCCTCAAGGGGTTCTCCACCTCCACCGAAACCGCCGAAAGCCCAAAGGAGTGCCGGGCCAGCTGGAGGGCCCTGTGGGCCTTCGGCGGAAGCGCCTTGGGACGCCCCCCTTCCTCCGCTATCACCCGACCCCGCCACTCCACCGCAAGGCTGACCAAGGCCTCCCCGTCGGGCAGTATCCAGCCCTGGATCCACTCCCCCACCGTTCCGTTCAAAGACGCAAAGGCCTTCACCGCCGAAACACCCCCATCACGGGCCCGTGGTCCGAGGGCCTCTCCATGGCCCGATACTCCCGGAGCACCGCCGCGTCCAAGGACCTCTCCGCCATCCCCTCCGTCCCCAGGATGTGGTCTATCCTCCAGCCTATGTTCCTCTCCAGGGCCCCCTTCACCCGGTAGTCCCAGAAGGAGAACTCCCCCTCCCCGGGCCGATGCCGCCGGAACAGGTCCACCATGCCGGCGGAGAGGAGCTCCTCAAAGGCCCGCCTCACGTCCTGGTGGAAGCACACGTGGTTAACCTTGTTCTCCGGATGGGTCACGTCCAAAGGGGTGGGCGCCACGTTGAGGTCCCCCACCAGAAGCACCTCCCCGCCCGCCGCCTTGAGATCCCCCACAAGCCCCAGAAGGCGCCGGAAGAACCGGAGCTTGTACCCGTAGTCCGGGTGCTCGATGTCCTTCCCCTGGGGCACGTAACAGTTCACCACCCACACTCCCCCAGCCTTCACCGCCGCGAGCCTGGCCTCATCGGTCCCCTCCCCTCCCTTGGGGAAGCCGAAGAAGCTCTCCTCCGGGAGATCCAGCTCATCCAGGACCGCCAACGCCACCCCGTTGTAGGACTTCATGCCCCGGTAAAAGACCCGATAACCCCTGGACCGGAAGAGCTCCTCCGGGAAGTCCCGGTCCTGCACCTTGGTCTCCTGAAGGCAAAGCACCTGGGGCCTCTCCCTCTCCATGAGAAGGGACACCGCCTCGGACCTGGCCTTGAGCGAATTGACATTGAACGTTATCACCTTGAAAATGGACAATCATATCCCCCCAGCCAGGAAGCTACCGCCACACCATACTATTTTATTTTCCAGGGGAAAGCAAAGGGGAGGACGCCCAATGGACCACCGATGCACCGGGAAACGGCGGATAGCGGTCATAGGACTCACCCTGCTGCTCCTCATAGGGGCCGGCATGGCGGTGATGCACTTCAACATGGGGCTCTCCTGGGTGGACGCGGCGTTCTACACCGTGACCACCCTTGCCACCGTGGGCTTCGAGGCACCGCCGGGGCTAACTCCCGGGAGCAAGGTCTTCCTGGTGTTCCTCATAGTCATAGGCTTCGGCGTCATGGCCTATTCCATAGGCGAGATAACCCGGTTCTTCATAGAGGATCAGATGCTCACCCTTCTAGGCAGGAGGCGGAACAAGATGCTCAACAGCGTTAAGGACCACTGGATCATCTGCGGGCTTGGACGGGTGGGAAGCCAGGTGGCCTCCCAGTTCCACGAGGAAGGGATCCCCTTCGTGGCCCTGGAGCGGGATGAACAGGCGGTGATGGACGCGGTGGAGGGCGGATGGCTGGTGCTCAACCGCAACGCCACGGAGGAACGGGCCCTGGAGGAGGCGGGCATAACCAGGGCCAAGGGGCTCATCGCAACGCTCAGCAGCGACCCGGACAACGTGTACGTGGTGCTCTGCGCCCGGGCCCTCAACAAGAACTTGAGGATAATAG from Thermanaerothrix sp. encodes the following:
- a CDS encoding ATP-binding protein; translation: MFKTIKGQAALLMILPLAAFLGFSWLLVLGDTRGYLEEVVRRNLSDLTGAAEVMVAASGGNLEALDGPVRAWARNASVRVTLVDRHGVVLLDSEVPKDKVPRMENHLSRPEIREAFKSGEGYAVRRSDTTGVEYLYDARRVEGKAPLVIRVSMRKHMFEGALSSLRRRLWLSFAAAFGLAEIVGVWWMKRLTDPILAITRGADGAEAGEEPHFPAQGPAEIKRLALSLKRMYRRLNRAMEDLRRERENLKGLVETMPVGVLLLGPDRRVIYCNSSMAGLVRTLSSQGLPMEGVIRHPEVIGLGEALLQGARSVESTVAVQDGSAERSYLVRGASAGDMAVLTAQDISERVKLEEALRNFVANVGHEFQTPLTAIRGAAELLMQGASEEDRRFVRRILEQQERLSDMVDRLLVLARCEGGAAGPWEDLDLTAMAREAVEQVSLMPEASSVEIHLELPPSAPIRCGREVFTALKNLVENAVKYTSHKFQGREGGAVTLRLKDMGDRWGLMVEDNGSGIPQGMEEEVFQRFRRGDFHRARPSQGGYGLGLAIARGILRAHGGDVRLEGSRPGEGSIFLVEIPKSK
- a CDS encoding transglycosylase SLT domain-containing protein, encoding MKLGRTWQAAGLFCMALIAAVIALAPPGFAEDLLGSQKPGFVVSEAGKNGSLKTSSNANEQEDSIPLNDNPAPEAHNAEQGAPMVTLEAAPASYHQSITETLRLMGLTTRDLALWGTKHPTSILNRLKDFSIEDQRTVAAVVRYIRGTNPSVSHKTAWRTAAALVYYSAKYGIPVHLSAAVAHTESHFNPRAQSPKGAMGIMQVMWRVHNGLLQAHGIESKTDMMDPEKGVAAGCLLLSRYVKAYGSVPKALARYYGGSSVAYFRKVNTKMAHIKTSMAQ
- a CDS encoding response regulator transcription factor; translated protein: MSWRVLVVEDEESIAEVLSEALRRQGYRVMVARDGDQGLEMALSALPDLIVLDVMLPKMDGWEVCRRIREDRKGRKIPIIMLTARRDERDAVAGLEAGADDYVRKPFSMPELLARVRSRLKRHSGAEESSPKVAVMGELAVEEGGETLVRGEPLDLSPTEQRLLEVLIRGQGRLVTKDEILAKVWGHLGGDSRTVDVHVFRLRKKLSEARAGVAVRTVRGRGYRMTEGS
- a CDS encoding DUF4234 domain-containing protein, whose protein sequence is MVINPRVKRVSLLVMILLSFVTVGIYPAYWVYSRRQAFNSMGSAHVGDVLGTVPLILGFVSLGFSFKSAISPVWGGMAGGLASLVGAVMMIVACFRYRDNLREYVKVRESSPLAADSVARSWFMTLVFGALYLQYHVNRLLDAGLLDPQ
- the xth gene encoding exodeoxyribonuclease III, yielding MSIFKVITFNVNSLKARSEAVSLLMERERPQVLCLQETKVQDRDFPEELFRSRGYRVFYRGMKSYNGVALAVLDELDLPEESFFGFPKGGEGTDEARLAAVKAGGVWVVNCYVPQGKDIEHPDYGYKLRFFRRLLGLVGDLKAAGGEVLLVGDLNVAPTPLDVTHPENKVNHVCFHQDVRRAFEELLSAGMVDLFRRHRPGEGEFSFWDYRVKGALERNIGWRIDHILGTEGMAERSLDAAVLREYRAMERPSDHGPVMGVFRR
- a CDS encoding TrkA family potassium uptake protein → MDHRCTGKRRIAVIGLTLLLLIGAGMAVMHFNMGLSWVDAAFYTVTTLATVGFEAPPGLTPGSKVFLVFLIVIGFGVMAYSIGEITRFFIEDQMLTLLGRRRNKMLNSVKDHWIICGLGRVGSQVASQFHEEGIPFVALERDEQAVMDAVEGGWLVLNRNATEERALEEAGITRAKGLIATLSSDPDNVYVVLCARALNKNLRIIARANDNQSSAALYRAGADKVINPLVAGAHTMANVATRPKAAEAMQDLIYTTRRLNLEFDKVVIADDSPVAGMTLAQADLRRSLDVLVLAVRKGTAIRYNPPGDYILDGGDELLVLCLKDHVRDLRRLLTGQV
- the phoU gene encoding phosphate signaling complex protein PhoU; this encodes MNSISTRKHMDDELEIIRSAIMKLGAMAESSVRDGVRALRQRDRDMARRVLEEDDRTDELASWLDGSCLEFIARYQPLGADLRTMSCAIHMTVDLERIADLGVSVAKRALEMSGQEPIKPLLDIPRMGDLVCSMVDMAIRAFLNRDDELARELCALDDQVDDLQRQVTRELLAIMLERPSTISQAASLAEVARVLERAGDHATNLGEHILFMSTGKRLKASLFRRPIGGAS
- the pstB gene encoding phosphate ABC transporter ATP-binding protein PstB; the encoded protein is MTQAQGAQGNLEHREDPKLEALGLTLYYEEGRAAIRDINLRIPPRSVTALIGPSGCGKSTFLRCLNRMNDFIPGVKVEGRILLDGEDICAPGVDVIGLRRRVGMVFQRPNPFPFSIWENVTYGPKLHGVRDRRRLDEIVERSLKGAALWDEVKDKLDSSALALSGGQQQRLCIARAIAVEPEVLLMDEPTSALDPLGTAKIEELVRELKERYTVVIVTHNMQQAARVSDRTAFFLMGELVEEGPTREIFTSPKDPRTEDYITGRFG